In Pasteurella multocida subsp. multocida OH4807, a genomic segment contains:
- a CDS encoding hypothetical protein (COG0325 Predicted enzyme with a TIM-barrel fold), translating into MTIQQNLTQIRTQISQCAAQIHRPESAIKLLAVSKTKPVEAIYQAYQAGQTAFGENYVQEGVEKIQYFEQQNITLEWHFIGPLQSNKTKLVAENFDWMQTIDRKKIADRLNEQRPHYKKPLNVLIQINISDEDSKSGIQPEEMLDLAKHIQNLPHLCLRGLMAIPAPTDELATQEQAFTQMNMLFEQLKQALPEAQIDTLSMGMTDDMASAIKCGSTMVRIGTAIFGARDYSK; encoded by the coding sequence ATGACAATTCAACAAAACTTGACCCAAATTCGAACTCAAATCAGCCAATGTGCTGCCCAAATACACCGCCCTGAAAGTGCGATCAAATTATTAGCCGTTTCAAAAACAAAACCTGTCGAAGCTATCTATCAAGCCTATCAAGCAGGACAAACGGCTTTCGGCGAAAATTATGTGCAAGAAGGCGTAGAAAAAATCCAATACTTCGAGCAACAAAACATCACACTCGAGTGGCATTTCATCGGCCCACTTCAATCCAATAAAACCAAATTAGTGGCAGAGAATTTTGACTGGATGCAAACTATCGACCGCAAAAAAATCGCAGACCGCTTAAACGAACAACGTCCACATTACAAAAAGCCCTTAAATGTGCTAATCCAAATTAACATCAGCGACGAAGACAGCAAATCAGGCATTCAACCAGAAGAAATGCTCGACCTTGCAAAACACATTCAAAACCTACCGCACTTATGCCTCCGCGGCTTAATGGCGATCCCTGCCCCAACAGACGAGCTTGCCACACAAGAACAAGCCTTCACTCAAATGAACATGTTATTTGAACAACTCAAACAAGCATTACCAGAAGCACAAATTGATACGCTTTCAATGGGAATGACTGATGATATGGCAAGTGCGATTAAATGTGGCTCGACAATGGTGCGAATCGGGACGGCGATTTTTGGGGCGAGGGATTATTCTAAGTAA
- a CDS encoding hypothetical protein (COG1801 Uncharacterized conserved protein), translating to MHNPHIYIGTGGYSDTDLIGTLYPFGTDKTEFLTVYSQHYDAIEINSTFHAPIGIKALQGMVEKAQGQLQFSVKLHQDFSHKRTATREQADAFLAALQPLKDQDCLANLFIQFPISFERTHTNRYYLAELVSWFKDHILAIEFRHSSWHCQSVLDYFGGKENLIWCNVDYPQNIGLPAFQFYANQRTAYLRLHGRNPNWWKAQSAQERHDYRYNDVELQNLAKRLNQHRNEFDRLYLYFQNTTKSHSFYNIGRLKAYLAEYGFEVKAKPEFLIGQQSLF from the coding sequence ATGCACAATCCCCATATTTATATCGGCACTGGCGGTTATAGCGATACGGATTTAATCGGTACGCTTTACCCCTTTGGCACAGACAAAACTGAATTTTTGACGGTTTATAGTCAGCATTATGATGCGATTGAAATTAATAGCACGTTTCACGCACCGATAGGAATAAAAGCATTGCAAGGAATGGTGGAAAAGGCGCAAGGGCAGTTACAGTTTTCAGTGAAATTGCATCAAGATTTTAGTCATAAACGCACTGCTACAAGAGAACAGGCAGACGCCTTTTTAGCCGCGTTACAACCCTTAAAAGATCAGGATTGCTTAGCGAATTTATTTATTCAGTTTCCGATAAGTTTTGAACGTACTCACACCAATCGTTATTACCTTGCTGAACTAGTTTCGTGGTTTAAAGATCATATTTTGGCTATCGAATTTCGCCATTCAAGTTGGCATTGCCAATCGGTGTTGGATTATTTTGGTGGTAAAGAAAATCTGATTTGGTGCAATGTGGATTATCCGCAAAATATCGGTTTGCCTGCTTTTCAATTCTATGCCAATCAACGCACAGCCTATTTACGCTTACACGGGCGCAATCCTAATTGGTGGAAAGCCCAATCCGCACAAGAGCGCCACGATTACCGTTACAACGATGTTGAATTGCAAAATTTGGCAAAACGGCTCAATCAACATAGAAACGAATTTGATCGCCTGTATCTCTATTTTCAAAATACAACGAAAAGCCATTCGTTCTACAATATTGGGCGTTTAAAAGCGTATTTGGCGGAATATGGATTTGAAGTAAAAGCGAAGCCCGAGTTTTTAATCGGGCAACAGAGTTTATTTTAG
- the rnhA gene encoding ribonuclease H (COG0328 Ribonuclease HI), with product MRKQIEIFTDGSCLGNPGAGGIGVLLRYRQHEKQISKGYFLTTNNRMELRAVIEALNALKEPCSVTLHSDSQYMKNGITKWIFNWKKNNWKASTGKPVKNQDLWIALDQAIQRHNINWQWVKGHSGHVENEICDELAKAGAEKPTLEDVGYQPE from the coding sequence ATGAGAAAACAAATTGAAATTTTTACGGATGGTTCTTGTTTAGGCAATCCTGGCGCGGGGGGGATCGGAGTACTTTTGCGCTATAGACAACATGAGAAACAAATTTCAAAAGGCTATTTTTTAACAACTAATAACCGTATGGAATTGCGTGCAGTGATTGAAGCCTTAAACGCTCTGAAAGAGCCTTGCTCAGTGACGTTGCATAGCGACAGCCAATATATGAAAAATGGCATCACCAAGTGGATTTTCAATTGGAAAAAGAATAATTGGAAAGCTAGCACAGGCAAGCCAGTTAAAAATCAAGATTTGTGGATAGCACTTGATCAAGCGATCCAACGCCATAACATTAACTGGCAATGGGTAAAAGGGCATTCTGGCCACGTTGAAAATGAAATTTGCGACGAACTTGCTAAAGCTGGCGCAGAAAAACCGACGTTGGAAGATGTGGGTTATCAGCCAGAATAA
- a CDS encoding DNA polymerase III subunit epsilon (COG0847 DNA polymerase III, epsilon subunit and related 3'-5' exonucleases): protein MTPSVQPTRQIVLDTETTGMNQFGAHYEGHCIIEIGAVEMINRRLTGNNFHIYIKPDRPVDPDAIKVHGITDEMLADKPMFHDVAQQFIDYIKGAELLIHNAPFDVGFMDYEFRKLNLTIKTDEICVVTDTLQMARQMYPGKRNSLDALCDRLGIDNSKRTLHGALLDAEILADVYLTMTGGQTSLFDESEPEVVVAAVQEQIQHAVTFSQDLKRLQPNEAELQAHLDYLQLLHKKSKGNCLWQKRQEEQNTH, encoded by the coding sequence ATGACACCCTCTGTCCAACCTACTCGCCAAATTGTACTGGATACTGAAACAACGGGTATGAATCAATTTGGAGCACATTACGAAGGTCATTGCATCATTGAAATTGGTGCAGTAGAAATGATCAATCGTCGCCTCACGGGTAACAATTTCCACATTTATATTAAACCCGATCGTCCTGTCGATCCTGATGCGATTAAAGTTCACGGCATCACTGATGAAATGTTGGCAGATAAACCCATGTTTCATGATGTGGCACAACAGTTTATTGACTATATCAAAGGTGCTGAATTGTTGATCCATAATGCTCCCTTCGATGTGGGGTTCATGGATTATGAATTTAGAAAACTCAACTTAACGATTAAAACAGATGAGATATGTGTTGTAACCGATACTTTGCAAATGGCACGTCAAATGTATCCTGGAAAGCGGAACAGCTTAGATGCACTTTGTGATCGTTTAGGGATTGATAACAGTAAACGTACGCTCCACGGCGCATTACTGGATGCGGAAATTCTGGCAGATGTTTACTTAACAATGACGGGGGGGCAAACAAGCTTATTTGATGAAAGTGAGCCAGAAGTCGTTGTTGCGGCGGTACAAGAACAGATACAACACGCGGTCACGTTTTCACAAGATTTAAAACGCCTCCAGCCGAATGAAGCTGAATTGCAAGCACATCTAGATTACCTTCAATTGTTGCACAAGAAAAGTAAAGGAAATTGCTTGTGGCAAAAACGGCAAGAAGAGCAAAATACACACTAA
- a CDS encoding hypothetical protein (COG2391 Predicted transporter component), with protein MKIFTWPVVAGAALGIVAPLLTYNGNPGNMGFCAACFLRDTAGTIGLHQAASLQYIRPELIGLIFGALISALFSKEFRPRGGSSPFIRMILGFFAMLGALTFLGCPWRAYLRLGGGDLTSIAGIVGLFAGVLGGIFFAKRDFSLGKAVEQNKYTTFIAFGVTLILFLFLITRFSFGEGLPIFFSEKGPGSQHANLWLSLGAGAFIGILMQRSRFCSIGAFRNFILFRDNNLLNGIIALVLFAMVTNALLGQFHLGFEKQPIAHNQYLWNFLGMALCGLCFALGGGCPGKQLVQVGEGNNDATYFIVGMLFGAAAAHNWTLAASGAGISPYTPYALLAGFVFCFYIGFTRKATA; from the coding sequence ATGAAAATATTCACTTGGCCTGTGGTTGCAGGTGCTGCACTTGGTATCGTTGCTCCACTTCTAACCTACAATGGCAATCCTGGCAATATGGGCTTTTGCGCGGCTTGTTTCTTACGAGACACGGCTGGTACAATTGGGCTACATCAAGCCGCTTCACTACAATACATCCGTCCTGAACTGATTGGATTGATTTTTGGTGCCTTAATCAGCGCACTGTTCAGCAAAGAGTTTCGTCCACGTGGTGGTTCAAGCCCTTTCATTCGTATGATTCTAGGCTTTTTTGCGATGCTTGGCGCATTAACCTTTTTAGGTTGCCCTTGGCGTGCGTATCTCCGCTTAGGTGGCGGTGATTTAACTAGCATTGCGGGGATTGTAGGTTTATTCGCTGGGGTATTAGGTGGTATCTTTTTTGCTAAACGCGACTTTTCTTTAGGTAAAGCCGTTGAACAAAATAAATACACAACGTTTATCGCTTTCGGTGTCACGCTCATTCTTTTCCTCTTTCTGATCACCCGATTTAGCTTTGGCGAAGGTTTACCTATTTTCTTCTCTGAAAAAGGACCAGGGTCACAACATGCTAACCTTTGGTTATCACTTGGTGCAGGCGCGTTCATTGGTATTCTCATGCAACGGTCACGTTTCTGTTCAATCGGCGCATTCCGTAATTTTATCCTGTTCCGTGATAACAACTTATTGAATGGCATCATTGCCTTAGTGTTATTTGCGATGGTGACAAATGCTTTACTTGGTCAATTTCATTTAGGCTTTGAAAAACAACCGATTGCCCACAATCAATACTTATGGAACTTCTTAGGTATGGCATTATGTGGATTATGTTTTGCGTTAGGTGGAGGATGTCCAGGTAAGCAGTTAGTTCAGGTTGGCGAAGGGAACAACGATGCGACTTACTTTATTGTGGGTATGTTGTTTGGCGCAGCTGCCGCACACAACTGGACTCTGGCGGCATCAGGCGCAGGCATTTCACCTTACACCCCTTATGCTTTATTAGCTGGTTTTGTGTTCTGTTTCTATATTGGTTTTACACGTAAAGCAACAGCCTAA
- a CDS encoding GTP-binding protein Der (COG1160 Predicted GTPases), which yields MTTPVVALVGRPNVGKSTLFNRLTRTRDALVADFPGLTRDRKYGQANIAGYDFIVIDTGGIDGTEEGVEEKMAEQSLLAIEEADVVLFLVDARAGLTSADIGTANYLRQRQNKITVVVANKTDGIDADSHCAEFYQLGLGEVEQIAASQGRGVSALMEQVLAPIAEQMNTEDEQSAVENSEVSQDDDQDEWDHDFDFSNEEDTALLDDALAEEAEEEQDKNIKIAIVGRPNVGKSTLTNRILGEDRVVVYDLPGTTRDSIYIPMERDGQQYTIIDTAGVRKRGKVHLAVEKFSVIKTLQAIQDANVVLLTIDAREGVSDQDLSLLGFILNAGRSLVIVVNKWDGLNQDIKDQVKSELDRRLDFIDFARVHFISALHGSGVGNLFDSIKEAYACATQKMTTSMLTRILQMATDEHQPPMMSGRRIKLKYAHPGGYNPPIIVVHGNQMDKLPDSYKRYLSNYYRRSLKIIGSPIRLLFQEGNNPFAGKRNKLTPNQLRKRKRLMKFIKKAKR from the coding sequence ATGACAACGCCTGTAGTTGCCCTTGTTGGTCGCCCAAATGTTGGGAAATCAACCCTATTTAATCGTTTAACGCGTACACGTGATGCGTTGGTTGCCGACTTTCCTGGCTTAACGCGTGACCGTAAATATGGTCAAGCGAACATCGCAGGGTATGATTTCATCGTGATCGATACAGGGGGAATTGATGGTACAGAAGAAGGCGTAGAAGAAAAAATGGCAGAACAATCGTTACTCGCCATTGAAGAAGCTGATGTCGTGTTATTTTTAGTCGATGCACGTGCGGGGTTAACTTCAGCAGATATCGGCACCGCAAACTATTTACGCCAACGCCAAAATAAAATTACGGTTGTCGTTGCCAACAAAACAGATGGTATCGATGCCGATTCTCATTGTGCAGAATTTTATCAACTTGGTTTAGGGGAAGTAGAACAAATTGCCGCATCGCAAGGGCGTGGTGTTTCAGCCTTAATGGAACAAGTGCTTGCACCAATTGCAGAGCAAATGAATACAGAAGACGAGCAAAGTGCGGTAGAAAATTCAGAAGTTTCACAGGATGACGACCAAGACGAATGGGATCACGATTTTGACTTTTCTAACGAAGAAGATACCGCACTTTTAGATGATGCCCTTGCCGAAGAAGCGGAAGAAGAACAAGACAAAAATATTAAAATTGCGATTGTTGGTCGCCCAAATGTAGGGAAATCAACGTTAACTAACCGTATTTTAGGTGAAGATCGTGTTGTGGTCTATGACTTACCGGGTACAACGCGCGACAGTATTTATATCCCTATGGAGCGAGATGGTCAGCAGTATACGATTATTGACACGGCGGGTGTGCGTAAGCGCGGTAAAGTGCATTTAGCAGTGGAAAAATTCTCCGTTATCAAAACCTTACAAGCAATTCAAGATGCAAATGTAGTGTTATTAACCATTGATGCGCGCGAAGGGGTTTCGGATCAAGATCTTTCGTTATTGGGCTTTATTTTAAATGCAGGTCGTTCGTTAGTGATCGTCGTCAACAAATGGGATGGTCTCAATCAAGATATCAAAGATCAAGTGAAATCAGAACTGGATCGCCGTTTAGATTTCATTGATTTTGCGCGTGTGCATTTTATTTCTGCCCTACACGGCAGTGGCGTGGGTAATTTATTTGACTCAATCAAAGAAGCTTATGCCTGTGCAACACAAAAAATGACCACTTCAATGTTGACCCGTATTTTACAAATGGCAACAGACGAACACCAACCGCCAATGATGAGTGGTCGTCGTATTAAATTAAAATACGCTCACCCAGGTGGCTATAACCCACCAATTATTGTGGTGCACGGCAATCAAATGGATAAATTACCAGATTCATATAAGCGTTATTTATCGAATTATTATCGTCGTAGTTTGAAAATCATTGGTTCACCAATTCGTTTACTTTTCCAAGAAGGAAACAACCCATTTGCAGGCAAACGTAACAAATTGACACCAAATCAATTACGTAAACGTAAACGTTTGATGAAATTTATCAAAAAAGCAAAACGTTAA
- a CDS encoding cell division protein SufI (COG2132 Putative multicopper oxidases): protein MPTFSRRQFFKTSFIATALSTLPPPLLAATRQPLRIPPLMETRRGRPIFLTMQPTDYQLDAGKTVEVWGFNGQYLGPTIKIRKGDFAKVNYRNNLSQGVALHIQGLQTSGELLGGIGRVLQPKETWSPIIPISQPAATCWYHAVTLANSAYQTYRGLVGLWIIEDETSRHPQLPQKYGVNDIPLILQDMRLNSSGLQLFQQNEATLLGNRLLVNGQEAPYLTVPRGWVRLRLVNASLSRAYELRCDDQRDMHVIAQDQGFLPQPKIVKSVLLGPSERLELLIDLNEGESVSVIAGEKRNFLHQFTTLFAGENELIDNTVLTLHPEGLASVFSKQADLQFKIDAAESLSHHVAQTRHFHFDVNTGMVNDKHFDPKRVTNAKLGTTERWILTSSGPMGFRIQGAKFVIESINDQPLAEHEMAWKDSLWLTGKVQILMRFDNMSSNNHPFIFGSSNLMLADKGCIRLLVVQ, encoded by the coding sequence ATGCCAACTTTTTCTCGCCGCCAATTTTTTAAAACCAGTTTTATTGCAACCGCACTTTCTACGTTGCCTCCTCCGTTATTGGCGGCAACCCGTCAACCTTTGCGTATTCCACCTTTGATGGAAACCCGACGTGGTCGCCCTATTTTTTTGACGATGCAGCCTACGGATTATCAACTTGATGCTGGCAAAACGGTTGAAGTGTGGGGGTTCAATGGGCAATATTTAGGTCCTACGATTAAAATTCGTAAAGGGGACTTTGCGAAAGTCAACTATCGCAATAATTTGTCACAAGGTGTCGCACTACACATTCAAGGTTTGCAGACCTCTGGCGAATTATTGGGGGGAATCGGGCGTGTTTTACAACCGAAAGAAACTTGGTCACCCATTATTCCTATATCACAGCCAGCGGCAACATGCTGGTATCACGCGGTTACTTTAGCCAATTCTGCTTATCAAACTTATCGTGGTTTAGTGGGATTGTGGATCATTGAAGATGAGACAAGTCGACATCCACAATTACCACAAAAATACGGTGTTAATGACATTCCTCTTATTTTGCAAGATATGCGTTTAAATAGCAGTGGTTTACAGCTTTTTCAGCAAAATGAAGCGACATTGCTCGGAAATCGTTTACTCGTGAATGGACAAGAGGCCCCTTATTTAACGGTTCCTCGTGGGTGGGTTCGCTTACGGTTAGTCAATGCTTCCCTTTCACGTGCATATGAACTACGCTGTGATGATCAACGTGATATGCATGTTATCGCGCAAGATCAGGGATTCTTGCCCCAACCTAAAATCGTAAAATCTGTCTTACTGGGACCAAGTGAGCGTCTTGAACTGTTAATCGATCTGAATGAAGGGGAAAGTGTCAGTGTGATAGCAGGAGAAAAACGCAATTTTCTCCATCAATTTACGACACTGTTCGCGGGAGAAAATGAATTAATTGATAACACTGTTTTAACCTTGCATCCTGAAGGATTAGCGTCGGTGTTTTCAAAACAGGCAGATTTACAATTTAAGATAGATGCGGCAGAAAGTTTATCTCATCACGTTGCTCAAACGCGTCATTTCCATTTTGATGTCAATACGGGGATGGTGAATGATAAACATTTTGATCCAAAACGTGTGACGAATGCTAAACTGGGTACGACAGAACGTTGGATTTTGACCTCATCAGGCCCAATGGGATTTCGTATTCAAGGAGCAAAGTTTGTCATAGAAAGCATTAATGACCAGCCTTTAGCAGAGCATGAGATGGCGTGGAAAGACAGTCTGTGGCTGACTGGTAAAGTACAAATTTTAATGAGATTTGACAATATGTCCTCCAATAATCATCCTTTTATCTTTGGGTCGTCCAATTTGATGTTGGCGGATAAAGGCTGTATTAGATTATTAGTTGTACAATAA
- a CDS encoding 1-acyl-sn-glycerol-3-phosphate acyltransferase (COG0204 1-acyl-sn-glycerol-3-phosphate acyltransferase): MLKLLRTILVVFCCILICLLGSIYSFIRFKNPSNVGIMARWFGRLHPLFGLKVERRFAENAEKIGRCIYIGNHQNNYDMVTISSMVMPRTVSVGKKSLIWIPFFGLLYWVTGNILIDRENRTKAHGTMNEVARRIHDDNLSVWMFPEGTRSRGRGLLPFKTGAFYAAIAAGVPIVPVVCSTTHNKVDLNRWNNGKVICEMLAPIDVSGYDKEHVRELAIRCHDIMEKRIAELDAEIAQQS, from the coding sequence ATGCTAAAATTACTCCGCACGATATTGGTTGTTTTTTGTTGTATTTTGATTTGTTTATTGGGTTCAATTTACTCTTTTATCCGTTTTAAAAATCCAAGTAACGTTGGTATTATGGCTCGCTGGTTTGGGCGTTTGCATCCGCTTTTTGGTTTAAAAGTAGAACGCCGTTTCGCTGAGAATGCAGAGAAAATAGGTCGTTGTATTTATATTGGTAATCACCAAAATAATTATGATATGGTCACGATTTCATCTATGGTCATGCCGCGAACTGTTAGTGTGGGCAAAAAGAGCTTGATTTGGATTCCTTTTTTTGGCCTTCTCTATTGGGTTACGGGAAATATTTTAATTGATCGTGAGAATCGAACAAAAGCACATGGTACGATGAATGAAGTTGCACGTCGTATTCATGATGATAATTTATCCGTATGGATGTTCCCTGAAGGCACGCGTAGCCGTGGACGTGGTTTATTACCGTTTAAAACAGGCGCATTTTATGCCGCGATTGCCGCAGGCGTTCCGATTGTGCCTGTTGTGTGTTCGACAACTCATAATAAAGTCGATTTAAATCGTTGGAATAATGGTAAAGTTATTTGTGAGATGTTAGCGCCAATTGATGTGTCAGGTTACGATAAAGAACATGTGCGCGAATTAGCAATACGTTGTCATGACATAATGGAAAAACGAATTGCAGAACTTGATGCTGAAATCGCACAACAGAGCTAA
- a CDS encoding UDP-2,3-diacylglucosamine hydrolase (COG2908 Uncharacterized protein conserved in bacteria), whose translation MKKTYFIADLHLSEKRPYLTQLFCDFMQKQAPQAESLYILGDLFDFWIGDDETSPLIEKVKGELTHLSAQGVKVYFQHGNRDFLIGAKFAQDCHLTLLPTYQLITLYDEKILLCHGDTLCIDDVAYQRYRQKVHQKWRQWLFLCLPLKLRLRIAEKIRAKSQTDKKSKSQEIMDVNPEFVRQTFTQFEVKKMIHGHTHRQNIHHIPPHFTRIVLGDWGETASILEINQLGQLQFLTGKE comes from the coding sequence ATGAAGAAAACCTATTTTATTGCAGATCTCCATCTCAGCGAAAAGAGACCATACTTAACACAACTTTTCTGCGATTTTATGCAGAAACAAGCGCCTCAAGCCGAGTCGCTTTATATTCTAGGCGATCTGTTTGATTTCTGGATTGGCGATGATGAAACGTCCCCGCTAATTGAGAAAGTGAAAGGAGAACTGACACATCTCTCGGCACAAGGCGTAAAGGTTTACTTTCAACATGGTAACCGTGACTTTCTAATTGGGGCAAAATTTGCGCAAGATTGTCATCTGACATTACTACCCACATATCAACTTATCACGTTATATGATGAAAAGATCTTGTTATGTCATGGTGATACGCTCTGCATTGACGATGTGGCATATCAGCGTTATCGCCAAAAAGTACATCAAAAATGGCGCCAATGGCTCTTTTTATGTTTACCGCTCAAATTGCGTTTACGTATTGCTGAGAAAATTCGGGCGAAAAGCCAAACAGATAAAAAAAGTAAATCTCAAGAAATCATGGATGTTAACCCAGAATTTGTACGACAGACGTTTACACAATTTGAAGTAAAAAAAATGATTCATGGACATACCCATCGACAAAATATTCATCACATCCCACCGCACTTTACTCGCATTGTATTGGGCGATTGGGGAGAAACTGCCTCGATTCTTGAAATAAACCAACTTGGACAACTGCAATTTTTAACTGGTAAGGAATAA
- a CDS encoding hypothetical protein (COG5413 Uncharacterized integral membrane protein), with amino-acid sequence MADPHIHSPMDFWDYLTVILYRSGFVLAGCMTLLYPYYPNLAHIGILVAATLCASSLHIYMKSFRLILQMATWVGLLCYITGFEHLGLGTALVTLGGLCYKEYFCFRIFLLNAQPLFVALFWCAIQLNQSLAIQIMSLITSVLFLLLAVRKWQMPLHFDIGDKSKYQI; translated from the coding sequence ATGGCCGATCCACATATTCACTCTCCAATGGATTTTTGGGACTACCTCACGGTGATCCTATATCGCTCTGGTTTTGTGTTAGCGGGTTGCATGACATTATTGTATCCCTATTATCCTAATCTTGCTCATATAGGCATCTTAGTAGCAGCGACACTTTGCGCCTCAAGCTTACATATTTACATGAAATCCTTTCGCTTGATTTTACAAATGGCCACTTGGGTAGGTTTGCTGTGCTACATAACAGGATTTGAACATTTAGGATTAGGAACGGCGTTGGTTACTTTGGGCGGGCTATGTTACAAAGAGTACTTCTGTTTCCGTATCTTTTTACTCAACGCACAACCACTTTTTGTAGCGCTTTTTTGGTGTGCAATCCAGCTCAATCAAAGTCTCGCAATACAAATTATGTCGCTCATCACCTCCGTGTTATTCTTGCTACTTGCAGTCAGAAAATGGCAAATGCCATTACATTTTGATATTGGTGACAAAAGTAAATATCAAATTTAA